CTTTACAAGTTGTTGAAGTCGGGTGTTTGGTATAGGATGTTTTTGTTTGCCGTAAGAAGTTGGAGTCCTACGATATTTTGCTGCCATCTTAAAGCTTTTTAACTTGCGTGGGTGCAGAATGGCGCTCAACAAGGAGTACACTTACGCGGACTTGGAGAAGGAGCCATACTGGCCATTCGAGAAGCTGCGGATCTCGATCACTGGAGCTGGTGGGTTCATAGCCTCCCACATTGCAAAGCGCCTCAAGGGCGAGGGGCACTACATCATCGCCTCTGACTGGAAGAAGAACGAACACATGGAAGAGGATATGTTCTGCCATGAGTTTCACCTTGCTGATCTGAGGGTCATGGACAACTGCCTCAAGGTAACCACTGGGGTTGACCATGTTTTCAATCTCGCAGCTGATATGGGAGGGATGGGCTTCATCCAGTCCAACCATTCTGTCATCATGTACAACAACACCATGATCAGCTTTAACATGCTTGAGGCTGGTAGAATCAATGGTGTCAAGAGGTAACAATCCATCCAGTACTAGCTTCTATGGACCTCTTGTTTTTTCACCTGGGGAAGCTATAAGATGCTAACTGCTATTTTCTGTTTATGTCTGTCTTTTTTCCACAAAGGTTTAGGTCTGTCTGTCCAAAGGAAATCCTGTAAATGCATAAACTGCCAACATATAGTGTGCATTAGGCAGCAGTATGTCCACTTCTTATATAATAAAGGGGGCTTATCAACATCTTTGTTCAGTTCATGGATACGGAGAAATGAATGTTCCACATTAAGTACATTAGTAGGGAAAAGTAGTAGAATTCCTATTTATGCATCATAGTTATGTTTGCTGACGGATAGCGTTCAAATGGGCCCATATAGGGGAAttttttgttggtgtactttttgcAAGGTGATGGGTTGATATAGCGACTCTTTGTTACATTGGCGTTAAGACCAGAAAATATTAAAATCTTTGAAGACCATCTTATCTGCCCCTACCTTTTATCTCGTAATATTCATTTACATAATTAGTATCATGTTTAGCAAATACGTAATGGTTTGGTAAGCTTAGAAGCGATGGAAAAAAAAAGCTGATCCTTGAAAACATTGTCCCGAACTCATCACAAGAAAGAAGAACATGTGTTCAACTACAATAATTTTGATCTAACGCAGAATGTTGCAGTTTTGTTTAGTCATGCAGATGGAATGGAGGAAAACATATTACAACAGCAAAACAATAACCTTACCAGCTGACTGAAACTAAATGTTATTGAACTTCAATTTCCTTCCTGCAGGTTCTTTTATGCCTCGAGTGCTTGCATCTACCCTGAATTTAAGCAGTTGGAAACTGTAGTTAGCTTGAAGGAGGCAGATGCTTGGCCTGCAGAGGTTTCAAAACTTTTGCACTCATATATGTTTCTTACTGAACTAATACCTTAATTATTGtgataaaatagcactaacttctgCAATGCCTTATCTTTAGCCTCAAGATGCCTATGGCTTGGAGAAACTTGCTACCGAGGAATTGTGCAAGCACTACACAAAGGACTTCGACATTGAGTGCCGGATTGGTCGCTTTCACAATATATATGGTCCATATGGGACATGGAAGGGTAAGATTTTATCTGGTACTTAGTAGTATCTAggttcttttttttgcggggtaatgtGTTCTTTGCTAGCTATTGAAGTTTGACAATTGTTTCGGCTTAGGTGGAAGGGAGAAGGCACCCGCTGCTTTCTGCAGAAAGGCTCTAACCTCCACTGACCGGTTTGAGATGTGGGGAGATGGTCTGCAGACTAGATCCTTCACATTTATTGATGAATGTGTGGAGGGTGTCCTCAGGTATTTTTTTTTACCAACTTATGTTTATATAGTCCAGTATTTCTTACCTTTTGCTATCAAATCCGGTACTGGTATGTCTACTTTTT
Above is a window of Triticum dicoccoides isolate Atlit2015 ecotype Zavitan chromosome 5B, WEW_v2.0, whole genome shotgun sequence DNA encoding:
- the LOC119311151 gene encoding GDP-mannose 3,5-epimerase 2 is translated as MALNKEYTYADLEKEPYWPFEKLRISITGAGGFIASHIAKRLKGEGHYIIASDWKKNEHMEEDMFCHEFHLADLRVMDNCLKVTTGVDHVFNLAADMGGMGFIQSNHSVIMYNNTMISFNMLEAGRINGVKRFFYASSACIYPEFKQLETVVSLKEADAWPAEPQDAYGLEKLATEELCKHYTKDFDIECRIGRFHNIYGPYGTWKGGREKAPAAFCRKALTSTDRFEMWGDGLQTRSFTFIDECVEGVLRLTKSDFCEPVNIGSDEMVSMNEMAEIVLGFENKQLPIHHIPGPEGVRGRNSDNTLIKEKLGWAPTMRLKDGLRITYFWIKEQLEKEKSEGADMSAYGTSKVCTTQAPVQLGSLRAADGKE